In the genome of Hymenobacter cellulosivorans, one region contains:
- a CDS encoding YihY/virulence factor BrkB family protein, producing MATHYRFSDIVGILKTTASEFMTNNSFRHAAALSYYTIFSLPPLLLIVITVASSMYGAEAVTGQVYGQMRGFLGADSAKFLQDSIAEFTKQQKSGVASIIGIGALIFAATTFFVTLQESINDIWNLKVKPRNGIWQFVRDRLLSFGLILSVALLLLISFVVSAVLSAFTGQLQQWFPEIGVVVIRLVDFILSLAVTSLLFALIYRFLPDAIIRWRDVGIGAFITALLFVLGKFLIAFYIAKADPGSAFGAAGSAIVLLVWVNYSALIIFFGAEFTQEFADAFGQKVQPKSHAVRIETREVPEGETKEEISTGRPRSTGRFRS from the coding sequence ATGGCCACACACTACCGCTTCTCCGATATTGTCGGCATCCTCAAAACCACGGCCAGCGAGTTCATGACCAACAACTCGTTTCGGCACGCCGCCGCCCTATCCTACTACACTATTTTCTCCCTGCCGCCCCTGCTACTCATTGTCATTACGGTGGCCAGTTCCATGTATGGGGCCGAGGCCGTAACGGGTCAGGTATATGGGCAGATGCGGGGCTTTCTGGGCGCCGACTCGGCCAAGTTTCTGCAAGATTCCATTGCCGAGTTTACCAAGCAGCAGAAGAGTGGGGTAGCTTCTATCATCGGCATCGGGGCGCTGATCTTTGCAGCTACCACCTTTTTTGTCACCCTGCAGGAAAGCATCAACGACATCTGGAACCTGAAGGTAAAGCCCCGCAACGGCATCTGGCAGTTTGTGCGCGACCGGCTCCTCTCCTTCGGCCTGATCCTGAGCGTAGCTCTATTACTGCTTATTTCCTTCGTGGTCAGTGCCGTGCTGAGCGCCTTCACGGGCCAGCTGCAGCAGTGGTTTCCGGAAATCGGCGTAGTCGTTATTCGCCTTGTCGACTTCATTTTGTCGCTGGCCGTCACGTCCCTGCTTTTCGCCCTGATTTACCGCTTTCTGCCCGATGCCATTATCCGCTGGCGTGACGTGGGCATCGGCGCCTTTATTACGGCCTTACTCTTTGTACTGGGTAAGTTTCTGATTGCCTTCTACATCGCCAAGGCCGATCCGGGTTCCGCCTTCGGGGCCGCCGGCTCGGCCATTGTGCTGCTGGTATGGGTCAACTACTCGGCTCTCATCATCTTCTTCGGGGCCGAGTTTACCCAGGAGTTTGCTGATGCCTTCGGGCAGAAAGTACAGCCCAAGTCCCACGCTGTGCGCATCGAAACCCGGGAAGTGCCCGAGGGCGAAACCAAGGAGGAAATCAGCACCGGCCGCCCCCGCTCCACGGGCCGCTTCCGCAGCTAG
- a CDS encoding spondin domain-containing protein produces the protein MKQLVFLALCSLLASCNDTADDDAEQPSSEPTALYRVTFEATWSAATHPGNYPAGAHFSPLIGVSHTHDAGASLFQPSLPASPGIKNMAELGNNTALRTEINTLIAQGKAFRLLDGRTATASPGSLTDTIRLSQTHSALSVVTMIAPSPDWFAALTVHDLFTGRSWAATRRIPAVFYDAGTDSGPDYTSADQPTTPVGVVREVNSLAPPLGYFVLERIK, from the coding sequence ATGAAACAGCTTGTCTTCCTTGCACTATGTAGCTTACTGGCAAGCTGCAACGATACGGCCGACGACGACGCAGAGCAGCCTTCCTCTGAGCCCACGGCTCTTTACCGGGTTACCTTCGAGGCCACCTGGAGCGCCGCTACCCACCCGGGCAATTACCCGGCCGGGGCCCATTTCTCCCCGCTTATCGGGGTTTCCCACACCCACGATGCGGGAGCTAGTCTGTTCCAGCCCTCTTTGCCCGCCAGCCCCGGCATCAAAAACATGGCCGAGCTGGGCAATAATACCGCCCTGCGTACCGAAATCAACACGCTCATTGCCCAGGGCAAAGCTTTCCGGCTGCTTGACGGCCGCACTGCCACGGCCTCACCCGGCTCCCTCACCGACACCATCCGCCTGAGCCAGACCCACTCGGCCCTTTCGGTCGTCACGATGATAGCGCCCAGCCCCGACTGGTTTGCGGCCCTAACCGTTCACGACCTGTTCACGGGCCGCAGCTGGGCCGCCACGCGCCGCATTCCGGCCGTATTCTACGATGCCGGCACCGACAGCGGCCCCGACTACACATCTGCTGACCAGCCTACTACCCCGGTAGGCGTCGTTCGGGAAGTCAACAGCCTGGCCCCGCCCCTGGGCTACTTCGTGCTGGAGCGCATCAAGTAA